The genomic region atagtTTTCCTTGAGAGCTCTAGTAATATGCAGATCTTTTCTTTACTTCTTCAGCTATGCGGTGGGGATCTGGTATTTTCTACATTGTTGCAATTGGCTGCTCTTAaagaatttgaacaaaattttcATTCATCTCTGCAATACTCGATTCACAcctcattttgaaatttaaaaaaaaaatgttgtcatGATTATTAACTTTTATTGTCGGAATACATTCTCCCTATTTCATTGgtttattacataattatatgtttattttgtatgcTGCATGTGTTTGATTATTTAGTTATGGCTGACATGTCCATTATTATTTTGTCTTTCAGGCATGCTAAGGGGAAACTTGTCTTTCATTTAATTTGCAAGGTTTCAAGGAAGTAAACACTGATGAAAGACTTTTTTGCATGATTATTTGCTCTTTAATGAGTGCCTTCTATTAAGTGTGTGTGTGGGAATAAAAGTCACCATTAATTACCCTCAACAGAATGCAGACAGGTTTCCCTGCACACGAGTGTGACCGATCTACGATGGTCTCCCTTGAATTGTACACCGACTATTTTTGTTTAGAGTTGTGAATGGAAGACTCTTTCAGTCTGAAGCATGATTGATGATAACATCAAGATTGACAAAAGTTGATGgacaaatgataattaatataacttaaatgttTTCCTTTGTGTATTGTCTGTCAGCTTGGAACTAACAAATAAGATTTTATTTGCAGCCAATATGAGAACCTGCAATTTTGTATGCTTTTTGTGTAGGTAGACATTTGTGAGACTCTACAGACTGCTTTTTAACACAAACTACTGCTTAATATAATAGTTTGTATTTTTGTAGCGcctatatattctataccttatatatacaaatCAGATAATAAGTGTATACTATTGTTCCTTCAACAGGTGGAAGCGGTcttatttacaaaaaatgttATACCATATTACCAACGAGCACACGTTTTATGTAAAACACTTTCAAAATGCATTTTATGATGCATGCAATACTTGTATACCTTGTCATGGcagaaatctaaaaaaaaaattaaaaaaattgagaATTTAACTCGTCAAATTTTGAGATGACAAATGATTATTGATATAGAAATCTGCCAAGGCAAGAGATAGTATAGTACATTAGTACAGTAAtcacaatataatttattttgtttgcttTTCAGGGTCACTTGTCCCACATATTGAAattctatgtttttttttttgtttttttttgtttttttaattttcataccTTCCTAAAAAGATAAGTAACTTACATCATTTAGAAAAGCCTGTCTCCGCTTGCAATGTTTTAAAGTTGAATGCTAAAACTATTGTATACTACTGCTATTAATATGCTTAGCAATGATTGATCCACATTGCCAACTGTGAAATCTCCTGATGCAAATTATTTTCAGATTGTGAAAAGAAGAAAGGTAATGATTGTCCTGTTAAGCTGGTAAACAGATGAATTCAAAGTGTTATATTCTGGATGACCGGGTATTCTCAGAAAAAACTTGTTAATTATCTCGCTGACCATATCAAGTCTATTGTTTATGAAAGATATTCTTAAGAAGCAGAAAGATATACCAGTATATGTAATATGAGCTCTGTAGGGTTACTTTTCAACTCCAATGTTTCCTGTTCTCCCATATTTGAAACAAGGTAGAtgattgtatacatgtattcattgtGGTGAGTACTATGACCACAAATATGTGTTATTCCTGTAGAATGTTCCTGATGATGGCTTCAGGTTTGTATATCTCCAGCCTCATACCATGTCATTAGAATGCTATCATATTTCACCACCTGCTGTTtgctgtacatgtatctataccATGCTGATTCCACTCCAGATCAGGACCTTGTATTTGTGGCTGGGCGTGAGATTGCGGAGCTAACAAATATGGACAAGGTATATTTCCACCAAAGCCAGCTTCCGAACCAGGTCAGACATCACCTGAGTCCAGAAAGCTTCGCCCAGTTTCTGTTTGGGAACACACAACATATTATCCAACTCCAAAAACGCCAGTATTTACATGCTATTAGCCAAGAAACTATGCATTTGAAACCTGTCATGGCTTCAGGTCATCCAGGGATTCGATAGGATAAGCAGTGAAATTACTGAAATCAGTCCATTTCAGGcctattacaatacattgtaagGTCCGAGTATTTAGAATATTCTATACCCAGTAAGAATGGTTTTAGATGGAATATGTTGTACTGTTTCCCAAACAGATGCTATGCATGTTGTCTCTTCACTGTTGTGGgtaaataaacaaatgagaTGCAGtcaattttgttgttttccaggaagatagaaaaaaaaattgcatatttatacaaacatttcatCTGCATTTTTGGCTCACTTGTACAGAGGGTACATGTAATTGTATCTAACAAACAAAATTGGCTGCAAACAAAGTTCGTTGATGTTTTCACTGGTGCTAAGTGAATGAGTACACATTTGTAATCTgtcacatgtattgtatcattcaTTTAAAACTTCCTGTAAATCTACAGTATAATGAATCTTTCTCTTGTGAATGCTGCTTTGTAAGAACTAAGGAATCTGtttagtaaacaaaacaagatttAAATGCAGATTTCAGTAGTAGGCTCTCATGATAACttgtaatttgtattttgtgGTAAAAAGTACCATCAGATCAAATAACTACTTAGATCATAGTTTTGaaaaaattgtgttttattaaaatagtattttattctgtatttaaaacaaagtttactattaaatattttcattttgattgaTCAAAACAAGCTTAAAGCAAAAGTAATATTTTACAGATGTTTAGATTGCTCAATGCAAGTCCTTACCAACATGTTTACAGATGAATGACACAATACATTGTCTTACTAATTGCAGTCAAGTGCCAAATGATCCTGGTAGCAATGTAATTTACAAAATTTCCTTGTAGgttttataaacatgatttaagaaGTTCACTGTTCTTTTGAACAAAATGTTGTTGTGCAAAGTTATTTAAAATGCTACCTGATGTTTTGCAATTGACAATCCATAGCTTTTACAAATGAGAAAAAGTCCTCGAAGAACCATCCTCTGCCCAAGTGAAATGCAGGGGTAAATAAATGTTAGTACGATTTTCACCTTGGGTTGAGAATGTCAAAGAACAATAAAATGCCTTATTGTTGTCTGTAAATCTGTCTTTGATGATGTATAAAGAATCGTCAGCTGAAGAAAAACTAGATGTCAGTCAGCCTAATCACTCGGAGACTTGGCATAAACTGTACCGAATCAAACTGCTGAATGCTTCAAGTTAACTGCAGTCTTGAGACCCAGGGCTATTTGCAGCGCTCTGCCTTTTTCCAGATAgaatttaatttcattacatgtttgTTGAATGAGGAAGATAAGCAGTGCTCTATTGATTAAAGGAATTTACAGTTAGGTTGTAAAAAGTTTATTCATTGTGTAGCTGCTAGTGATATATTTCAGGCAACTTAGAAGAATGGATGTGAAGTCAGCTTGGAGAAACTCGTTTATTTTCATTGCGTCTATCATGTTCTATACAATTGTACCTGGTTTTAATTTCGCTTCAATAGTTTTAGTCTCTATTCTTTCACTAAATTTATgattaattatgtatattgtttgatataatcATAGAACTGATATAATCATAGTGCTAATTTACACGATAGACATGACTAGAAAAGTGTTATCAATGTTAATTTTGTTGTGTTGCAGAAGACAATGAACTTTGCTGGAGCCCCGGCTGTTGACAAGAGTGGAAGTGGTCTGTATCCTGCTGGGTACCCCAACTATGCCCCAACACAACCCGGCATGGCCCATACCTTGGCCCCTGGAGCAGCTCCTGCGACTCACAGGCAATTGGCGGCCGCTGCCAACCAGCAATATCCACAGCCCGGGATGCCACAGAATGTGAATCCATCAGTTTACACACCAACCACAGGGGTGTACTCGACACTGTCGCCAGGTTATCCTACACCCTCAACTGGGGCCTTTCATCCACCAACACACCCACACCCGATGCAATATACTACGTTCCAGTCTCCTTCGGGCTACCAAGCCAGCCAGTATGCAACCCCTACATATATTGGGGCTCCTCAGCTGAGTGCCGGAGCAGCCTATCCAATGGGAATCGCTGTGACAAACCCCCATGCTCCTAGTGCTTACAACCCTCCAGTGGCCAGTGTCCCACGTGCCTACACTACACAGGCTGCCATGTCCCAGGCAGCAATGTCCCAGGCTGCCATGTCCCAGATGGGTTACAACCCTCTCGGTTCCAATCCCCTTGGATCTAACCCACTTGGCTCAAACCCACTTGGTTCAAATCCACTAGGTTCAAATCCACTTGGTTCAAACCCGCTTGGCTCCAATGTACCAGGTTATCCAAACTCATACGGCTTCAATCAGGGATACCCTTAAAGGGACATGGACATAGACACTTCGCCTTGTCTTTGTCACATGATTGTCATGTGATGAAGGATGTGTGAGCTGGTATCGTAGGCTGGAGCCTGTCAGCATATCTGGCATCATATAGATCTGCAGAACTCTTCCCCTCCATGATTGTGAacaaattgtattttgttaagACCGCGTTTTGGTCACGAATCAAGACATTATTATACAGTTTTAGGCcacattttattatcattactattattattgattattcattattattattattgactAGGCTTTACAGTGTTTTTACGCAGATTATATACACTTATCAGTTAACAAGGAACTTCCATATGCCATATTTACAATGCCGGTCTAGGTAATCTCACCTTAACAAGGAAACAATCATTGATCAGAATTGCTTTGTATGTTCTGTTATAGGGGACTGTATAAGCCTGACACTTAGATTGGGCAGTGTAGatgttgtacatatatttttctaccgtgttttgtttacatcatGGGACAAAACATTAAACTTTTTAGAGCATTTAGTTTTACCaccttgtttttattttattttagaaaaatgttatttttttcatgcTTTTTTGTGACCTTTAAAATTTTCAAGAgttaatttataattatcatcatgTTGTAACATTGAAGGTGACACTTAATAAAAACATGTTGCAGAATGCTAGTTTTGTTGGCTCCTCTGCACCGACTGTTTGATCAGGGATTCTCTAGGCTAATACATGGGAATTCAACAGACTATTACCTTATTCAACttaataaatgtaatttaaaGAAACAAAGATGTTGATCATTAACAGCAAAGTTTCcatgtgaaatgtttttaagaaaaatttgAATTATCATTTTCGTAACACGTAATGGCTATTGTTTCTTGTTTCTCTGCAAGTCTTGGAAAAAGTTTATAGAATAGATTGTATTGGCAGGTCAGTTTGACATAAGTACTATAATCTTCTGACTTTTAAGTAAAGTTATCGCCTTCCAAGAGGGGAAAAAACAACACCTAGGTTTGTACTTATTAGGTTGAATAAGGTGATATAGAATTTCACAATGTGATATCACAATAAAAGATTTTGGTGGGAATTGATCACTGGTACATGTAAAGACATAGCCTAGAAAATCTCTGTTTTTGCACAAACTTCTAGAATTAGTACCCCTCAAGTAAAATGACATTTGTGTGAAAACATTAATGACTgaaaatctacatgtacaaaagCACTACACACATGTGTAAGATAAGCCCCCTGACAAAAATAGTGTTTTAGAAGCCCTGTTGGGTATTGACCTTCTGTTGCATGGTAATCTATAAGAATCCCGAACAGGATTGGTGTTGTGATAAATTTGACTGATTCAAATTGTTAGTTCATTAAATACTTGACTAGCAACATCTTCAGAAATCCACGAGACTTGACCCCATCATTTAACGACGGAGCAGTCGTGTGGGTATCAAACGAGACCAGCATGTGTGCAAAAAATTAAAAGATTGGTAGGGTAGACTCCATTTTTCTGGCTTCCATGAAGTCTGTCTATTCAAGATAAAATGCTACTACAGGTAGTTAAatacaacataaaacatataatgattttatacaaaatataaccCCATCACACAAATTTATTGCGACCAGTAGATTCATACCAATTGAATTCTATGCgtttaatattgtaataaaccTATTTTGGGTCACTTGTAAGGAAATGTATCCGATACTCTTCATATCGGCAacctacaaaaaaaaattcatttgaaGCAACTTTAGTCGTTAGTGGTGCTTTTTGAAGCATATCTAGATATCCAGACACTTTGGTATGGAGATAGTGTTAAcacatttatttgaataatctTGGTAAGGCATTAACCAAGTATGCTGCAAACAGAGATTTCAGTTGTTTAAGAGAATTTTAGTTGTCTTAGCGTGCTACAAACCGGAATTTCAGTTGTAGTAGTGTGCCACAAACGGGTGTTTCAGTTTCATCATGCTACAAACAAGAATTtcgttgttttcatgtaatacaaACAGTCAGGAATTTCAGTTGATTAGCTGGTTACAAAATGGAATTTGCGTTTTAGTGTGCTACATAGAGGCATTTCAGTTGCTAATAGCAAGTCACAAACAGGGATGTTGATTGTTGTAGCATGCTTCGGGTGTTTTACAAGTGTCCTAGATCATgctgaatataaaacaaaaggcTTTTCATGTAAATAATCGATTTATTTGATATGGCAATAAATAATAGTAGAATGAACAATGAATGTGTACATAAATGCTCCCAACAATTGATACATCTAACCTAACTAAACCTACACATTAAATTTTATCAAAGGAATTCTTGGAATAGTTCCTTGCAGATTTACAAGCTAATTAATTGTTACAAGATACAGGAATCTTCTGTAAAATATATGGATTTTATTTAAAGCATGGTTTACAACCATGTGAAGGTCACAAGGCAAAGTCTTGTCAACAGATAACACACAAATTATTTGTACCAACCTGGAAAAAGTCAACAGTTTGACCCGTGAGAACATACCATATCTAGAGCCTGATACGAGCTTAGTTACTATTAATCAATTTGCCTtctaaattattgataattttatcaaaatcaatgtCTGCTTCGGATGTTCAACAAATGCACTTCAACACCATGGTCAAACAGAAGATATAAACTTCCAAAGGTTTTGGTTCCTCTTTAATTTGTTCAAAGAATATGAGATATACCGGTATTCCAATCAAAACAATCATGTTCAGGTGAGTTTACACAGCAGTCCCACATTCATCAAACTTTCTGCAGATAGCCAATTTACTTGGAAGCTTTTCTTTTCTATTTGAGACAGCATATTTACAAATCCTACTTTTGCTTCCAGAGGTTTATATGGCAGAATGATAAATGATAATACACTAATTCAGTGTGTCAATTTATAGTTAGTATTTAGATATTCCATAATGTAATTTGTGATATTCAAATTATTGTTACCAGGTTAAATGGTGCAAATTTCACTAGTATATTCTTTGAACATCCAAACATTATCAGAATATGTTTACTTCTTTTAATAGAAGTTCAGataggatatataacagtgtattaGATAAGTTGATTGGTGTATACAGGTTTGAAAAGTAatttatatctttaatttaaaaGACAGAACCAACTAAATGGTTTCTACTGTATACAATCCAACAAATCTAAAGTAACCACACCTGTATGATCAGAAAAAGTATTATGCCTAATGACTATCTATcacctctatatactgtatgtaggtaTCGGACCTACTCTAGAACAGATAGAATCATTTGGACCATAAGTTATAGATGCAATTCGAATTTGCagcaggtatatatataggagaGATTTTGGTTTCTCCTGTCGCAGTGTTATAGGCACATTGATTAAGCAGATAAACAcaatgtatagtgtatatacatgtaataagaaACACCTTTTAACATTTCTCTTGTTCAATATATTTTGTGACTCTGTACCAGATTTTCCTTTTATAAACCAATGGCAATGGTGTGGACTGATGAAACTTGTTCTTATCCAACATTACATGGTCTGCATGTTTTCGAGGTTTGATCAATTAAGACATTTTATTATAGGGTGTAATTCTAAAATACCCCAACATAATGTGAtatgcaatatacatgtatacaatattgtatacaggtaattCTCTATGATTTATTctgttatatcaaatatatagccattaaaaaaaaaaatcaataagtGAAATCATTTAATAGAATTGTAATGTCTACAATTCAAATTCACATTGTCACATGTATACAAAAGATTGTCAAAACTTTAGTTCAACAATTTATATACAGTCATTAGAATTAACATGTATAGATTTGTGTGATTCTGTTAGATTTATAGTCTGATGAATAATGCGCTGTAAAACCAAAGTTGTATGAGAATACTGTAGCCGTAATACTTTTTATAACTGAGTAAGAGGTCGGGTAGATGTGAATTACTTGTCTTGAAATTGTGGCATAATGGATTAACTTGTAATGGTGCAAATTTGATGACCATTCCTTATCATTTTCCCCATTTGGGCTCCTTTCCACTGCTGATGGGTGTCCACAGTTTCAGGCcaaatattgtcaaaatccacTCTGGCCATTTTGGataagtaataataataataataaaaaaatatacaaatgtaatggGGAAGAATTGGTGTACTTAAATTCAGCATAAGCTGCTGGTCCTTGGAACCAGTTGAGCTAAAAGTGACCCAACACATTATACTGTATGGTAATTATATGGTACCAAATAAATGGGAGTCTTATCGGTGTAAAATAATTACTTGCATACATAACTTTTGCTTGCATTCAAGAGTTCATCTTTTAAACAGGTTTTCAATTCTATCATTCAGTATGTCCTACTTCTTTTCTGCTTTAGTGATAAATATATTCTACGTCTTTCTCAGTCTCTCATTTTACACTGCATCAGATAATTTTTCTCTTCAATTTTCATACATTTCTCATTCAAATGCACTTTAACAATCTAATacaattatcaataaataatctttatttcattatagCTGTCATTTCATTTACGTTCACACAATTATTGTATTACTTATCCTTCAAACCAGTACCAAGTCGTTTCATCAATTGCACTGAAGGTACCAATtcaaaataaaagaagaaaaaggaaaGTAAACATGTTTCTCATCCCGTGTGTTCAACCCACTATCCTTGGCTAGTACAGTGTACTTTAAATACCACAATTAGCCTTGGAGGGGTCGACACAAAATCTCTGACTCAAATTTAGTGGGTGAGCTTATTTTAGGACAATGAAAGTAGAGTTGTTGGTAAccagaaaacaatatacaggtGGTCTTATTTCTGGGCATGGATCTATTGCTGGATAAATTCCCCTTGTTTAAAGCTCTGTCACATGTACAGAAGATCAGGGAAAACCATTGTCACATTCTGAATGGAGGATGTTAAAGAGATCCCCAGCCTTCATACCTTGAAGCACGGGTATTAATGACTCCTGTGGTGATAGTGCCTTGAAAGTTTGGGTtggaacaaaacaaaataataaaggCTTGAGTAATGGTAAAAGTATTTTGgtcaaattaacaaaagttTAATATGAAAGATAATGAAAACCAACACAGATGAAATTTCATTCTAATATGGATATTTTATAAACAAgcaagtacatgtaaatacacaGAATACACTACTAACCGATAGAAATACTAAGGTAAAACAACTGAAAATACagggaaaataaaaattaaatacaaGGATGTGgaatgttgtatatttacagtgaatATATGAATGATTTGACATATTTATGTTTGATATCATACACATGTGCAAAACACCTTGCttcaatattacaaaaatactACAGCATTAATCAAAGAAATCACCTTTGCCCTAACTTTCCAGGATTAAAATCCCTTCTCCCTTAACGATATGAAAATTAACATGTAATACAAGAAAATCTAATCACATGTCTTTGATTCTACAACAGTGAAAAAAAGTGGGatgaaaaaatagatatttatagAATTAAAGCTTGAAGGCAATATTTGCTAGAAATCTTGTTGTTGCGGTTTCTTCTGGCCCAAATATCTGATGTTAACTTAATGTTCTAACAGAATAAGTGTATCAGCAGGGAaacattaattttaatattctagcaCTATTATCCTGATCTGTAaaactgacatatatacacagtatgtacATTACAAGAATATAAATTGCACAAAATAGATTAgaataaatagaataaaaacaaacaataaacattgaGCTATTTGTACATCGATGctcaaaataattaaacaagCTACTGTACCacttacaggtagtcacaacATAGTCTCGGAGATGTGTTTGTACAGAGAACATCTCGCTTAGTTTTGGAAATGTAACATGTAAGGAATTTAGAaactgattttaaaataaaaaagtttatGATTATGTGTTCAAAGCACAGGTGTCTGCATCTGGATAGCATTCATAGAAAAAAGTATCCCTGctctaatatatatatcaacaaggtgtagcACTTACCAGTCGGGCGGTGAGCTtcgattcactttgaatttCAGTTCAATCTTACTAAAATAATCAAATGCCCACATACTTCTGAATCAGTTAAATGTACCTTGGTTTAGAATCCTTAAATGTCAACTCATGTTACCCTTCTGTCGTGTGACAATAATTTGAAGGTGATATAGTAGAGTAAGGGCTACACATATGTTTGTCTATAAATCCTTAAAATACCAGATACAACTGTGGTTCAAAATGATATCAACTTTTCCTCATGGTTCAACTATTTTAATCCTAATCATTTTATCATCCAAAATCTTTTTAAGAACATAAGGGATACCCTGCATCCAAAAAACAGCACGGATATCCCATTGTGTAATCTGAATAGTGATTTAACTCAAAATAGACAATACAGGGGCAAAATCTTAAATAAAACTGTCAAATGATAGTCATAtgtttaacaaatttaaatattacaaaatcaCGTCCATTTAAAAGAATGTTATACTGCCATTATTTTTTCAGCAGCATTGATGATTCAGAAAGGAGAAGGGAAAATATGGTCTTCCGAAGTGATTAACATAATGATAACGTTCAACAAGAAATAATGGTTCAAAGTATGGAATAGCGAGTAGCAGTAATGACTGCTAAGacaattgaaaatatttaaagcaTCACAGATATGCAGAAATCACAACTTGTATAGGAAGAAAGAGCATGGGTAAAAAGAGTTCTGATGTTTGAAATACTTAAATAGCTGTTGCATTTAAAATTTACACTAATTATAACTTACAATTTACATGGggggaaatatttcaaaaatactgaattcagtattAACTGAAAGCTTTCATCCATGCAGTAGGTCTATAAAGTATGTAAGAActaagaaaaataattattgttttattgttccGTTTTCTTGTACCTATTGTACATGTGGAATTTgtgaataaatgaaaatatggATATTTATATCTACACAATGTAATCATACATAGACATTTCACCCTCTATACATAATCTACTGATTCTGAATATTGGCATAGGTAATTGCCTGCTTACTTTCTAAGACATGCTTATTTGGTGCAATTCTGAATTTTTGTGAATCTTGATATAGAAATATCACTTGAAATTATTGATACACTAAATTTAATATTGAGATATTGGAAAAATATCAAACCGCTTCAATAAATTTCCTTCTTCAAAATACAAGAGCACTATTTTGGACCGATACTATTGGAACAAGACACATGTATGAGTGGTATCCTCGGTACTGTGTTGGATCATTATAATTACCCATCTGTGTAACACTTCTTGCTATATAGTGTTTACAATTTTCTTTacagtaaagaaaaaaaattcagggAAAATATTTTGGCTATAGAATTTAAATTAAACATCTGGTAAAATTGATACATTGTTTGGAATCATTTCACATATTTACATGTCAGTATGATAAAAGAAGAGTCATCCGACTCCAATGTTCATGTCAACAGAAGACAATTCTTCAGAAGGACCTGAAGAGTATATATGGCTATCAGAGATTCTAAAGATTCCAAAGATACAGTGCAGCTGTAGTTCATGTGTATTAGACTTCACGGTAACAGAACATTTTCCCATCAGAACAGTCTGAAGAAAACATTTTAAGAAACTTGAGAAACCTGTTGAGATGCGGTGTAGTGTCAATCAGGTGAGTTTGGAGTAGACTGGAGGAGAAAACTTCTTACGTAGGTACTTAAGTATGTAGAGTGGTATACAACTAACCGATGTAATCACTAACACTTTCCATACAAAGTTCCATGTGGTCAGGAATTTCCCATCTGAAAAACAAgcagaaacataaaaaaatatgcTAAAAAGACATTCCAACCATTTGGTGGTTTGTATTTGAACTTGCTtacatttgaacatttttgtATGACTTTCAAATGGATTTCCAGGagataaatatacaaattattattgcatgaattatacaaatatcattttgttttttcagcAATAATTCATTgagatttaaatttattttaagtaTTTGACTCTTGAAAAGTTGATATTAAGACAATatcaaacattatacagatacatAACCGTATACCGTACATGTTCAAGATAAGAAACAATTTATAATACTTAGATGCAAGACAGAAGTCCTGAGGACACTATAAACTACATCATAAACTACATTCAAGTATTGATGGTATTCATTTTACATCTTTTAAGGTGTTTTTTTCTTGCAGTTAATTTGAAAACTGACAAGCAAAAAtccattttacattatttttcaaatatcttaCCAAAGTAGTTTCTGAGGACTGCCAaggataatatatatatggccAGGCTGAATGCCTCAGCAATCACCATTAGGTAGTGCCAGGTGCGTACTGCTAGCGCCACCATCAACAACTCCGTGAGTATGAGGGAGGTAAATGTGATtgaaactacatgtacaaagtcCTCATCAAACAGCCACAGTGCACCATATATAATTATTCCAcctgaaaaagaaaattttcttgaaatgaaatattttatgatgtgAATGAAACATTTTAGGGGTACCagattaaaatttataaaacatcCAATATCAAAGCTATGATAAGCATAATCCAAAATGTGTTCTTAATCGTGTCCAAAACCTTAAATATAGTTTAAGAAAGTTTAGAACCTACCTTGGTAGACACTT from Pecten maximus chromosome 11, xPecMax1.1, whole genome shotgun sequence harbors:
- the LOC117337048 gene encoding myelin-associated neurite-outgrowth inhibitor-like isoform X2 — translated: MDKKTMNFAGAPAVDKSGSGLYPAGYPNYAPTQPGMAHTLAPGAAPATHRQLAAAANQQYPQPGMPQNVNPSVYTPTTGVYSTLSPGYPTPSTGAFHPPTHPHPMQYTTFQSPSGYQASQYATPTYIGAPQLSAGAAYPMGIAVTNPHAPSAYNPPVASVPRAYTTQAAMSQAAMSQAAMSQMGYNPLGSNPLGSNPLGSNPLGSNPLGSNPLGSNPLGSNVPGYPNSYGFNQGYP
- the LOC117337048 gene encoding myelin-associated neurite-outgrowth inhibitor-like isoform X3 encodes the protein MNFAGAPAVDKSGSGLYPAGYPNYAPTQPGMAHTLAPGAAPATHRQLAAAANQQYPQPGMPQNVNPSVYTPTTGVYSTLSPGYPTPSTGAFHPPTHPHPMQYTTFQSPSGYQASQYATPTYIGAPQLSAGAAYPMGIAVTNPHAPSAYNPPVASVPRAYTTQAAMSQAAMSQAAMSQMGYNPLGSNPLGSNPLGSNPLGSNPLGSNPLGSNPLGSNVPGYPNSYGFNQGYP
- the LOC117337048 gene encoding extensin-like isoform X1, which gives rise to MDKVYFHQSQLPNQKTMNFAGAPAVDKSGSGLYPAGYPNYAPTQPGMAHTLAPGAAPATHRQLAAAANQQYPQPGMPQNVNPSVYTPTTGVYSTLSPGYPTPSTGAFHPPTHPHPMQYTTFQSPSGYQASQYATPTYIGAPQLSAGAAYPMGIAVTNPHAPSAYNPPVASVPRAYTTQAAMSQAAMSQAAMSQMGYNPLGSNPLGSNPLGSNPLGSNPLGSNPLGSNPLGSNVPGYPNSYGFNQGYP